A stretch of Imperialibacter roseus DNA encodes these proteins:
- a CDS encoding Gfo/Idh/MocA family protein, whose product MEKIRVGVVGSGKAAGMHADGIVNIKNASLVAVQSRSKERGEAFAGKYGAKAYQDIADMVSAEKLDMVTVCSPHPNHLEAVEAAMSQGAHVLVEKPLASTLEDCDAMIAASKKYGKKLGMVSQRRILPASQRIRKAIDAGKVGSPALGIAQLLGWRGEDYYKSDPWRGSWEHEGGGVLVNQAPHQIDLLQWYMGGEMESLYGVWNNINHPYIEVDDTAVAIIKFKGGGIANLILSNSQKPGLYGKVHIHGSNGASVGVQTDGGAMFIAGISKVQEPPKTDLWTVPGEEGLVAQWEKEDVDLFHREDPIEYFIRAQNQDFVDAIINDRPPMVDGKEGRKTVEIFTAIYRSMKEGKEIKWPLI is encoded by the coding sequence ATGGAGAAAATTAGAGTAGGAGTAGTTGGAAGTGGAAAAGCCGCAGGCATGCATGCCGATGGCATTGTCAATATCAAAAATGCCAGTCTCGTGGCGGTGCAAAGCCGAAGCAAGGAAAGAGGAGAGGCTTTTGCCGGGAAGTATGGGGCCAAGGCCTATCAGGATATTGCCGACATGGTTTCGGCTGAAAAGCTGGATATGGTTACGGTCTGTTCACCCCATCCTAACCACCTTGAGGCGGTGGAAGCGGCTATGAGCCAGGGTGCGCACGTGCTGGTGGAAAAACCTCTGGCCTCCACGCTGGAAGACTGCGACGCCATGATTGCCGCCTCAAAGAAATACGGAAAGAAGCTGGGCATGGTAAGCCAGCGGCGTATTTTGCCAGCTTCGCAAAGGATTAGAAAGGCGATTGACGCCGGGAAGGTTGGCAGCCCTGCGCTGGGAATAGCCCAGCTGCTTGGCTGGCGTGGAGAAGACTACTATAAAAGCGACCCCTGGCGAGGTAGCTGGGAGCACGAAGGAGGCGGTGTGCTGGTGAACCAAGCCCCGCACCAAATCGATCTGCTGCAATGGTATATGGGTGGAGAAATGGAATCTTTGTATGGCGTATGGAACAATATCAATCACCCCTACATTGAAGTGGACGACACTGCGGTGGCGATCATTAAGTTCAAAGGAGGTGGTATCGCCAACCTCATTTTGAGCAACTCTCAGAAGCCGGGGCTTTACGGAAAAGTACATATCCACGGCTCCAATGGCGCATCTGTAGGTGTGCAAACCGACGGAGGAGCGATGTTCATTGCAGGTATCTCAAAAGTACAAGAGCCGCCCAAAACCGACCTTTGGACCGTGCCAGGGGAAGAAGGCCTGGTGGCGCAGTGGGAAAAAGAAGACGTCGACTTGTTTCACAGAGAGGATCCCATTGAATACTTCATAAGGGCCCAGAACCAGGACTTCGTGGATGCGATCATCAATGACAGGCCGCCGATGGTAGATGGAAAAGAGGGTAGAAAAACTGTCGAGATATTCACGGCCATCTACCGCTCAATGAAAGAGGGGAAAGAGATTAAATGGCCTTTAATCTGA